A stretch of the Bacillus mesophilus genome encodes the following:
- a CDS encoding homoserine dehydrogenase produces MNDKKVKVGLMGLGTVGTGVIRLVEGHRDDLTQQTGLQIEIAKVLVQNPGKERSISVQSDLMTTDPYNLLHDPEIDVIVEVMGGIDNTLEYILEALNQGKHVVTANKDLMAIHGSTILKKAAEKNCDVFYEASVAGGIPILRALVEGFSSDRITKMMGIVNGTTNYILTKMSQEGASYEDVLKEAQALGYAEADPTSDVGGLDAARKMSILSTLGFRAGVNLEDVSCKGITGVTSEDIDYGKKLGYVMKLIGIAQQNDELIDVSVEPTLVKQSHPLASVNGVFNEVYVYGEAVGETMFYGPGAGELPTATAVVSDLVTVVKNIKLGVNGRGMVAPYKVKKLKTDEEILGKYFIRLIVDDKSGVLSQVTKTLADHDVSLEQVMQQPYNNGSKAELIMVTHTSSKKSILSILKQLEESDYVNEVKSFYRVEGGE; encoded by the coding sequence ATGAATGACAAAAAAGTAAAAGTAGGTTTAATGGGTTTAGGAACAGTGGGAACAGGAGTCATTCGTTTAGTAGAAGGTCATCGGGATGACCTTACACAACAAACTGGTCTGCAAATTGAAATTGCAAAAGTTCTTGTCCAAAATCCGGGTAAAGAAAGAAGTATTAGTGTTCAGTCAGACCTTATGACAACGGATCCTTATAATTTACTGCATGATCCTGAAATTGATGTAATTGTAGAGGTTATGGGTGGGATTGACAACACCTTAGAATATATATTGGAAGCATTAAATCAGGGCAAGCATGTAGTTACAGCTAACAAGGATTTAATGGCAATCCATGGATCAACCATACTGAAAAAAGCTGCAGAGAAAAACTGTGATGTTTTCTATGAAGCTAGTGTTGCAGGGGGAATTCCTATCTTACGTGCATTGGTAGAGGGGTTTTCCTCTGACCGTATCACTAAAATGATGGGGATTGTGAACGGAACCACTAATTATATTTTAACGAAAATGAGTCAGGAAGGTGCTTCTTATGAAGATGTATTAAAAGAAGCACAAGCATTAGGTTATGCTGAGGCAGATCCCACTTCTGATGTTGGCGGATTAGATGCTGCAAGAAAAATGTCTATCTTAAGCACTTTAGGCTTCCGTGCTGGTGTAAACCTTGAAGATGTTTCCTGTAAAGGGATTACAGGAGTAACAAGTGAAGATATTGACTATGGTAAAAAGCTAGGTTATGTCATGAAATTAATAGGTATTGCCCAACAAAATGACGAGTTAATCGATGTTAGTGTAGAGCCAACATTAGTAAAACAATCCCATCCACTGGCTTCAGTAAACGGAGTATTTAACGAGGTATATGTTTATGGTGAGGCGGTTGGGGAAACGATGTTCTACGGCCCAGGTGCTGGAGAATTACCAACTGCTACTGCGGTTGTATCTGATCTCGTAACCGTTGTTAAGAATATAAAGCTTGGCGTTAATGGCAGAGGGATGGTTGCTCCATATAAGGTGAAGAAGCTAAAAACAGATGAAGAGATCCTAGGTAAGTATTTTATTAGATTAATTGTTGATGATAAAAGCGGGGTCCTCTCACAAGTGACCAAAACACTTGCAGATCACGATGTCAGTTTAGAGCAAGTGATGCAACAGCCATATAATAATGGAAGTAAAGCAGAGCTAATAATGGTTACACATACATCTTCAAAGAAAAGTATCCTAAGTATTCTAAAACAGCTTGAAGAATCAGACTATGTTAATGAAGTAAAGAGCTTTTATCGTGTGGAGGGTGGTGAGTAG
- a CDS encoding ACT domain-containing protein, translated as MNKEKFYLIHSDILPESIYKTIEAKKLFESGEVETINQAVERVGLSRSAYYKYKDKIFPFNAATYQQIVTISFTLEHKSGVLSQVLRFVADNGGNVLTINQSIPLQGIANVVLSVDTAVLIISTSEFVDELQKIDGVKRVVVVGQG; from the coding sequence ATGAACAAAGAGAAATTTTATCTTATTCATAGTGACATCTTACCAGAGTCAATTTACAAGACAATTGAGGCTAAAAAACTATTTGAATCTGGTGAAGTAGAAACAATCAATCAGGCGGTTGAAAGGGTAGGTCTAAGCAGGAGTGCCTATTATAAATACAAGGATAAAATCTTTCCGTTTAATGCTGCTACATATCAACAAATCGTAACCATTTCGTTTACTTTGGAGCACAAATCTGGAGTCTTATCACAGGTACTTCGATTCGTTGCTGATAATGGCGGAAATGTATTAACCATCAATCAGAGTATTCCTTTGCAAGGTATTGCGAACGTTGTCCTTTCGGTAGATACTGCTGTACTTATTATTTCTACATCAGAATTTGTAGATGAGTTACAGAAAATTGATGGGGTAAAAAGGGTAGTCGTTGTAGGACAAGGCTAA
- a CDS encoding DoxX family membrane protein, translating into MQYRFMLFFIVISAITPIIANAHVKWFTEVAPVKASIENILSPLFLTISLLAAIILAILPQVLPYVMNLEFSKLLNEKLSNLRRYSRYFLKYGTALALIIQVTNGTVFAPEFLIQETFVLIFVWVAIALLLIPHHFFTKIGAVVLLGLFIHMTIRIGIFHMLDYGFYVAIIGVLLVGHTKYESIGFPFLYLGTGLSLCWVAVEKWVYPSMSLDIVMNHGVPTFGFEPEIFIVLAAFVEFIVGYLLVVGILNRLLALVVTIIFVLTTMLFGITEIIGHFMIHVILIIFIIEGVSFYNPPFKMHKTKLDQMIFVFLNFIFVLSTFVLIYYRFA; encoded by the coding sequence ATGCAATATCGTTTTATGTTATTTTTTATTGTTATATCAGCAATAACTCCTATAATTGCAAATGCTCATGTTAAATGGTTTACGGAAGTTGCCCCTGTTAAAGCTAGTATTGAAAATATTCTATCTCCCTTATTTCTAACTATTTCTCTACTAGCTGCAATTATTTTAGCCATTCTCCCCCAAGTTTTACCGTATGTGATGAACTTAGAGTTTTCAAAACTTCTTAATGAAAAATTATCAAACTTAAGAAGATACTCACGATACTTCTTAAAATACGGCACTGCCCTCGCATTAATTATTCAGGTTACAAACGGCACAGTTTTCGCTCCTGAATTTTTAATACAAGAAACATTTGTATTAATTTTCGTTTGGGTTGCCATCGCCTTACTGTTAATACCACACCATTTTTTCACTAAAATCGGTGCAGTTGTACTCCTAGGTTTATTTATTCATATGACTATTAGGATTGGCATTTTCCACATGTTAGATTATGGGTTTTATGTCGCCATTATTGGTGTACTATTAGTAGGTCATACCAAGTACGAATCAATCGGATTTCCATTTTTATACCTTGGCACAGGATTGTCTCTATGCTGGGTTGCAGTAGAAAAATGGGTGTATCCTTCAATGTCACTAGACATCGTAATGAACCATGGCGTCCCAACATTCGGCTTCGAACCTGAGATATTCATTGTTCTAGCTGCATTCGTAGAATTTATAGTTGGATACTTATTAGTAGTAGGTATATTAAATCGTCTATTAGCACTTGTAGTGACAATTATTTTTGTGTTAACCACTATGCTGTTTGGAATAACTGAGATCATTGGACACTTTATGATTCACGTTATTTTAATTATCTTTATCATTGAAGGAGTCTCCTTCTACAATCCTCCATTCAAAATGCATAAAACAAAGTTAGATCAAATGATATTTGTATTTTTAAACTTTATATTTGTTCTTTCCACGTTTGTGTTAATTTATTATCGTTTTGCTTAA
- a CDS encoding LLM class flavin-dependent oxidoreductase — translation MTLRLDNIPISVLDLSPIVQGSTPSESLRNTLDLARNAENWGYTRFWLAEHHNMPGIASSATSVVIGHVASGTSKIRVGSGGIMLPNHAPLVIAEQFGTLESLFPGRIDLGLGRAPGTDQLTLQALRRDPMRNGQEFPELLAELQAYFDPSLSSESMHVRAIPGEGLTIPIWLLGSSGYSAQLAGQLGLPFAFASHFAPQNTVGALNLYRSYFKPSAVLDEPYAMVGVNVVAADSNQEALRLATSMQQSFLNLIRNKPSQLPPPVDNINELCSDNERIAIQERLDSSMVGNADTVKSKLQAFLEKTQANEVMVNSMIYDHEARLRSYEIVSEIAREQ, via the coding sequence ATGACACTACGACTGGACAATATACCTATTTCTGTATTAGATTTATCACCTATCGTCCAAGGCAGCACTCCCTCCGAATCATTAAGAAATACACTTGATCTTGCTAGAAATGCTGAGAACTGGGGGTACACTCGTTTTTGGCTTGCCGAACATCATAATATGCCTGGAATAGCTAGCTCCGCAACTTCTGTGGTTATTGGTCATGTAGCTTCAGGAACTTCGAAAATTCGAGTGGGATCAGGTGGGATTATGCTTCCAAACCATGCTCCTCTTGTTATAGCAGAGCAGTTTGGAACGCTAGAATCCCTGTTTCCTGGAAGAATCGATCTTGGTTTAGGAAGGGCCCCTGGGACAGACCAACTAACCCTTCAAGCACTTAGACGTGATCCGATGAGAAACGGTCAAGAGTTTCCTGAACTGTTGGCGGAACTTCAAGCCTATTTTGACCCATCACTATCCAGTGAAAGCATGCATGTTAGAGCAATTCCTGGTGAGGGATTAACAATTCCAATATGGTTACTTGGATCAAGTGGTTATAGTGCACAGTTAGCAGGTCAACTTGGTTTACCGTTCGCGTTCGCAAGTCATTTTGCACCTCAAAATACGGTTGGAGCACTTAATCTTTATCGTAGCTACTTTAAGCCTTCAGCTGTGTTAGATGAGCCTTATGCGATGGTAGGAGTTAACGTTGTTGCCGCGGATTCCAATCAAGAAGCCCTAAGACTGGCAACCTCCATGCAGCAATCCTTTTTAAACTTAATACGAAATAAACCGAGCCAACTTCCACCTCCAGTGGACAATATCAATGAACTTTGTAGTGATAATGAAAGAATTGCGATTCAAGAACGACTCGACTCTTCAATGGTCGGAAACGCTGATACAGTAAAAAGTAAACTTCAAGCATTCTTAGAAAAAACACAAGCAAATGAAGTAATGGTCAACTCAATGATTTATGATCATGAAGCAAGATTACGTTCATATGAGATTGTGTCAGAAATTGCAAGGGAACAGTAA
- a CDS encoding YncE family protein has translation MAEYLIVLNKDEDTISVIDVDTKKIIKTIETDYNPHEVVISLDQKKTYVACSLGNKINVIDNDSFEITKVIEHPDFNFPHGLGLTKDGKKLYLASTYSEKIFIIDTETDEITNMFPTYQKYSHMISFSPDGEKVFVPNIGSDNITVIDVKREEVITHFPVGKGPEGVAVHPNNRDLYVANQDDHTLYVIDLETYSVSHKRKIGAIPVRLVFSQDGKYALIPNRESGDLSIIDTQHKLKDMVRPWEIKRIRVGVWPGGVVLNPEGTLAYVANNKTNDISIIDMNELEVIGRIKAGIHPDGIAYLVK, from the coding sequence ATGGCAGAATATTTAATTGTCTTGAATAAAGACGAAGATACCATTTCAGTAATTGATGTTGACACTAAGAAAATCATAAAGACAATTGAAACGGACTACAATCCACATGAGGTCGTGATTTCATTAGATCAGAAAAAGACATATGTGGCATGTTCACTAGGTAATAAAATTAATGTGATCGATAATGACTCGTTTGAAATTACAAAGGTTATTGAACATCCAGATTTTAATTTCCCACATGGATTAGGACTCACAAAGGACGGGAAAAAGTTATATCTCGCGTCTACATATAGCGAAAAAATATTTATCATTGATACAGAAACAGACGAAATCACAAACATGTTTCCAACATATCAAAAATACTCACATATGATTTCTTTTTCCCCTGATGGCGAAAAAGTTTTTGTCCCTAATATAGGGAGTGATAATATTACAGTAATTGATGTAAAAAGAGAAGAAGTGATTACTCATTTTCCAGTCGGTAAAGGTCCAGAGGGTGTAGCAGTACATCCTAATAACCGTGACCTTTACGTTGCGAATCAGGATGATCATACTCTATATGTAATCGATCTTGAAACATATTCAGTGTCTCACAAAAGGAAAATCGGCGCTATACCTGTAAGATTAGTATTTTCACAAGATGGTAAGTATGCTTTAATTCCAAACCGGGAATCAGGTGATTTATCGATTATTGATACTCAGCATAAACTTAAGGATATGGTTAGACCATGGGAAATCAAAAGAATTAGAGTTGGAGTTTGGCCAGGCGGTGTTGTGTTAAATCCGGAAGGTACTTTAGCTTATGTGGCTAATAACAAAACGAATGATATCTCTATTATTGATATGAACGAGTTAGAAGTAATAGGACGTATCAAAGCGGGAATTCATCCTGATGGAATTGCTTATCTTGTAAAGTAA
- a CDS encoding response regulator transcription factor, giving the protein MNNVREIIEAYSDYMKLPLFLISEDGIVDFEVNMESMSRQIVESSQIIDDLISVGRLIRNPTIITPTNEDYAGLTFILSPPFKHINKGSYILGGPFSEDLQELPIIDSVQLPLVNGEQKLSIFRKMRSLTTVINSLYDKENNHSEFVNVFNFLRDFKYELEKHEDFVNSLLKELTKTSMIDFMGVAAKNNDDVFVIKHAVGETSEKLIGQVFHIGEGILGQAVAIEKEMKLNNISDSPRFSFFHKHGIMPVHFFSVPVAENGIIEELYFGGTHDDHETNGELFDFIKFIVLFINEKQKNSRALKNSALEEKRFDGFLDLLTIYLQSQHSKNVVYKILDFCKLIHTEQTSCFTFKNGELISLVKPSEELLHQHSEFITHNHSYPRRNSIKNLTFAHYPFSFNDHSSGVLTIMLSNLEEKEVMGLLVPLDLLMGIKKAETITTPQTDTELLKDSKTNHIDPDLNTKRNIGLEEIQNMIDINSVISELPLTTREKEILHLILEGLNNQEVGSYLNISVHTVKNHITNIYKKLNVTDRVQAMTKIYRIKYGDE; this is encoded by the coding sequence ATGAACAATGTGAGAGAGATAATAGAAGCATATTCAGACTACATGAAACTACCGCTGTTTTTAATTAGTGAGGACGGTATTGTTGATTTTGAAGTAAATATGGAATCGATGAGCAGACAAATCGTAGAGTCATCTCAAATTATAGATGACTTAATCTCCGTTGGTAGACTTATTAGGAATCCGACAATCATTACACCAACAAATGAAGATTATGCAGGCCTTACATTCATTCTTTCACCTCCTTTTAAGCATATTAATAAGGGTTCTTATATATTGGGAGGACCATTTTCGGAAGATCTTCAAGAGCTACCTATTATAGATTCTGTGCAGCTTCCTTTAGTAAACGGGGAACAAAAACTATCAATTTTTAGGAAGATGCGTTCTTTAACAACTGTTATAAATTCTCTTTATGATAAAGAGAACAATCATTCCGAGTTTGTAAATGTATTTAATTTCCTCCGTGATTTTAAATATGAACTGGAAAAGCATGAAGACTTCGTAAATTCTTTACTAAAAGAGCTAACAAAGACATCAATGATTGATTTCATGGGTGTGGCTGCTAAAAATAATGATGACGTCTTTGTTATTAAACATGCAGTTGGCGAGACTTCGGAGAAACTAATAGGTCAAGTATTTCATATTGGGGAAGGAATACTTGGTCAGGCTGTGGCAATTGAAAAGGAAATGAAGTTGAATAACATTTCGGACTCCCCTAGGTTTTCCTTTTTCCATAAACACGGTATAATGCCCGTTCACTTTTTCAGTGTACCTGTAGCTGAAAATGGGATTATTGAAGAGTTATATTTTGGAGGCACTCATGATGACCATGAAACGAACGGGGAACTATTCGACTTTATTAAATTTATTGTATTATTCATAAATGAGAAACAGAAAAATAGTAGAGCATTAAAAAACTCGGCATTAGAAGAGAAAAGGTTTGATGGATTTCTCGATCTATTAACAATATATTTACAATCTCAGCATTCAAAAAATGTTGTGTATAAAATCTTGGATTTTTGTAAGCTGATCCATACTGAGCAGACTAGTTGCTTCACATTTAAGAATGGGGAACTAATTAGCCTAGTTAAACCAAGTGAGGAGTTGCTCCATCAGCATTCAGAGTTCATTACACACAATCACTCGTATCCACGAAGGAATTCTATTAAAAACCTAACATTTGCACATTACCCGTTTTCTTTCAATGATCATTCTAGCGGGGTCTTAACAATTATGTTATCTAATCTTGAGGAGAAAGAGGTAATGGGTCTACTAGTTCCTCTTGATTTACTGATGGGCATAAAAAAAGCTGAAACAATTACAACACCTCAAACAGATACAGAACTTCTAAAAGATTCCAAGACCAACCATATAGACCCAGACCTTAATACAAAACGTAATATTGGTTTAGAAGAAATTCAAAATATGATCGATATAAATAGTGTCATTAGTGAGCTACCACTAACAACAAGAGAGAAGGAAATACTCCATTTGATTCTTGAAGGCTTGAACAATCAAGAAGTAGGTAGTTATTTAAATATTAGTGTTCATACGGTTAAAAATCATATTACTAATATTTATAAAAAGCTGAACGTTACGGACCGAGTCCAGGCTATGACTAAGATCTACCGAATAAAATACGGGGATGAGTAG
- a CDS encoding STAS domain-containing protein produces the protein MLIIQKGFLHILKIEEEMTIKNNEQFKLYMTRLLTEAGRFLILELDQVSYLNSSALGIIADTAMKARKSEQELVIAGVKPPIDEIFKIVKFETFMRLFSNIEEAENYFSKIE, from the coding sequence ATGTTAATAATCCAGAAGGGTTTTTTACATATACTAAAAATTGAAGAAGAAATGACGATTAAGAATAATGAGCAGTTCAAGCTATATATGACGAGGCTATTAACGGAGGCTGGACGATTTTTAATTTTAGAGCTTGATCAAGTGAGTTATTTAAATAGTTCTGCACTCGGAATCATTGCTGACACGGCTATGAAAGCCAGAAAGAGTGAACAAGAGCTTGTGATTGCAGGTGTTAAGCCACCGATAGATGAGATATTTAAAATCGTTAAATTCGAGACCTTCATGAGGTTGTTTTCTAACATAGAAGAAGCAGAAAATTATTTTAGTAAAATAGAATAA
- a CDS encoding PAS domain-containing protein — MEFNLSNFFEDMIDYSPDLIMLFNTKGEYIYVNETTEVVFGIPKEEYLGKHFSEVNKLTEDSLQYCLAIFPDLVKGNTKVIKLNALNYKEEEITLSVNCKMITKDGISYLYTIFRDITKEYVFEKDRGELLEFHQLLGKTLDQLGIGIVITDPNQEDHPIIYANKGFKKMTGYKEKEFLGRNCRFLQGSKSDQEVIKRIREKIDNQMIVHEEILNYRKDQSSFWNEITLSPVMSRKGKLEYYIGFQRDITERKKMEIELKKDLALARNLQQLLLSNPIKRKDIEIVGYYRPSQELGGDFYKWVNIKDGLYAVFIIDVMGHGITSSLITMLLHTEIQSMLKNKVYAPDELFFQLNKNIQGMFSDESDFDLTKYYFTCVYLFIDINKKRIDYVNAGHPDFILKKNNHINFYPSTTIPVGLLEEVSFETHTIHYESGTDILLYTDGLMDSPIKTKHDIAEAFVKEDPSQLVSGPNIPGDDICLVHLKLR; from the coding sequence ATGGAATTTAATCTTTCAAACTTTTTTGAGGATATGATTGATTATTCTCCAGATCTAATTATGCTCTTTAATACGAAGGGTGAATATATTTATGTAAATGAGACCACGGAAGTCGTTTTTGGGATTCCAAAAGAAGAATACTTGGGTAAACATTTTTCTGAAGTTAATAAACTAACAGAAGATTCCCTTCAATATTGTCTAGCAATTTTCCCGGACCTTGTTAAAGGTAATACAAAAGTAATCAAATTAAATGCTCTTAATTATAAGGAAGAAGAGATTACCTTAAGTGTAAATTGTAAAATGATTACCAAGGATGGAATTTCATATCTATACACAATTTTTCGGGATATAACAAAGGAATATGTGTTTGAAAAGGATAGAGGAGAGTTATTAGAATTTCACCAATTATTAGGAAAAACATTGGATCAGCTTGGAATCGGTATTGTCATAACGGATCCAAATCAAGAAGATCATCCTATCATCTATGCTAATAAAGGATTCAAGAAAATGACGGGTTATAAAGAAAAGGAATTCTTAGGAAGAAACTGTAGATTTCTTCAAGGCTCAAAATCAGATCAAGAAGTTATAAAAAGAATTAGAGAAAAAATTGATAACCAAATGATTGTTCATGAAGAAATACTCAATTACAGAAAAGATCAGTCTAGTTTTTGGAATGAAATAACGCTTAGTCCTGTCATGTCTAGAAAAGGAAAACTAGAATATTATATAGGGTTTCAGAGAGATATAACAGAAAGAAAGAAAATGGAGATCGAGTTAAAAAAAGATTTAGCACTAGCTAGAAATTTGCAACAACTTTTACTAAGTAATCCCATAAAAAGAAAAGATATAGAAATTGTCGGATACTATAGGCCTTCACAAGAGCTTGGCGGAGATTTTTATAAATGGGTTAATATAAAGGATGGTTTATACGCAGTCTTTATCATTGATGTAATGGGACATGGTATTACATCTTCTCTGATTACCATGCTATTGCATACTGAGATTCAGTCAATGTTGAAGAATAAAGTCTATGCCCCAGATGAATTGTTTTTTCAATTAAACAAGAACATACAGGGGATGTTTTCGGATGAATCTGATTTTGATCTCACAAAATATTATTTCACATGTGTCTATCTTTTTATTGATATTAATAAAAAAAGAATTGATTACGTGAACGCTGGACACCCTGATTTCATACTGAAGAAAAATAACCACATTAATTTCTATCCTTCAACAACCATACCAGTGGGCTTGTTAGAGGAAGTTTCTTTTGAAACACATACAATCCACTATGAATCAGGAACGGACATTCTCTTATATACGGATGGTTTAATGGATAGTCCCATCAAAACTAAGCATGATATTGCAGAAGCATTTGTTAAGGAAGATCCAAGTCAGCTGGTAAGTGGACCTAACATACCAGGCGATGATATATGTCTAGTCCATTTGAAGTTGAGATAA
- a CDS encoding ATP-binding protein, with translation MEVLYSFSTYSEFQEKLDEVEQYLDRYAKNKKKYAMFSIIEAVNNVFEHANKAETDLCITLTLIFTKNQLIIESTHNGEEFNYKKKLEKIGDPDIYFQNHLTALRGRGIAIMKKCADNLQYFDNGRRITLTFQLLGDENGI, from the coding sequence GTGGAAGTATTATATAGCTTTTCAACTTACTCCGAATTTCAAGAAAAACTGGACGAGGTAGAACAGTACCTTGATCGATACGCTAAGAATAAAAAAAAATATGCTATGTTTTCAATAATTGAAGCGGTTAATAATGTATTTGAACATGCTAATAAGGCTGAGACAGATCTGTGTATTACCCTTACTCTTATCTTTACAAAAAACCAACTCATCATCGAAAGTACTCATAATGGAGAGGAATTTAATTATAAGAAGAAGCTAGAGAAGATAGGAGACCCGGATATATATTTTCAAAATCACCTGACTGCCTTAAGGGGGAGAGGAATTGCGATTATGAAAAAATGTGCTGATAACCTCCAGTATTTTGATAATGGAAGAAGAATTACATTAACCTTTCAGTTGCTTGGTGATGAAAATGGAATTTAA
- a CDS encoding putative quinol monooxygenase yields MIVIHAHILVKSEHREGFLKEVANLVKESQAEQGNISYQLYEDTSQANKFVMLEEWKDADAVTFHFNTPHFKDFGKMAQNYFQEAPRVAKYEVTNA; encoded by the coding sequence ATGATCGTTATTCATGCACATATTTTAGTGAAATCTGAGCACCGAGAAGGGTTTTTAAAGGAAGTAGCCAATTTAGTAAAGGAATCTCAAGCTGAGCAGGGGAATATAAGCTATCAGCTATATGAGGATACTTCTCAGGCTAATAAGTTTGTTATGTTAGAAGAATGGAAAGATGCGGATGCTGTAACGTTTCATTTTAATACACCGCATTTTAAAGATTTTGGTAAGATGGCGCAGAATTATTTCCAAGAGGCACCTCGTGTAGCAAAGTATGAAGTAACAAATGCTTAA
- a CDS encoding polysaccharide deacetylase family protein has product MYDLGDNRWLTNLNQLKPVGKKVMLSFDDGPGRQLPYILDTLKEKKVRALFFWQSRLLYSNRPWKRVLSEGHKIGSHANNHTNLITLSKEQQLKHIKYSVEKLEQVTGEKVKYFRPPYGQYNEDTMSIIQDLQLTPVMWDITSYDWDHKVNPSCIKTNVTSHIREGSIILLHELSQTAAILPELIDEIRKQGFELDLL; this is encoded by the coding sequence GTGTACGATCTGGGAGATAATAGGTGGTTAACTAATCTAAACCAATTAAAGCCTGTTGGTAAAAAAGTGATGCTCAGTTTTGATGATGGGCCAGGAAGACAATTACCTTATATACTTGATACGTTAAAGGAAAAAAAGGTAAGAGCTCTATTCTTTTGGCAATCAAGGCTACTCTATAGTAATCGACCATGGAAACGGGTTCTATCAGAAGGACATAAAATTGGTTCTCATGCCAACAACCATACAAATCTTATTACTTTATCTAAGGAACAGCAGCTTAAACATATTAAATATAGTGTTGAAAAGCTTGAGCAAGTAACTGGAGAAAAAGTGAAATATTTTAGACCGCCGTATGGACAATACAATGAAGATACTATGTCGATTATTCAAGACCTCCAGCTAACACCTGTTATGTGGGATATAACGTCCTATGATTGGGACCACAAGGTAAATCCTTCTTGCATAAAGACGAATGTTACTAGCCATATACGAGAAGGCTCCATTATCTTGCTACATGAATTGTCCCAAACAGCTGCTATACTACCAGAATTAATTGATGAAATTAGAAAACAAGGATTTGAGCTAGATTTATTATAA